The nucleotide sequence CCTTCTGCATAAAAAAGTTCCATACCGACTTTTACATAAGGAGACTGACCATCAAAATTTGCTAAAAACACCTTTGCTTTTTTGGCATTTTCAAAGTCTAGCGCGATGATAACGGGGTTTTCCATTGCTTAAAACTCCTTCCTGTCATTTCGCTTATATGTTCAACACCAATCTCATCCAGTAATGATGGAAGCTTTTCGATAATTTCTGGACACACATACGGGTTCACGAAGTTTGCGGTTCCTACCGCTACAGCAGAAGCTCCCGCTGACATCATTTCCAGTACATCTTCAGCAGTACTCACACCGCCCATGCCGATGATCGGAAGTGAAACTTTTTGACTAACTTCATAAATCATACGTATCGCTACAGGTTTGATGGCTGGACCAGATAATCCACCTGTTTTGTTCGCCAAGATAGGATTTCCCGTTCTCCAGTCCAGTTTCATGCCGACAAGTGTATTGATCATTGAAAGGCCGTCTGCACCTGCGTCCTCCACTGCTTGAGCCATCTCTACGATGTTTGATACATTCGGTGAAAGTTTTACGTACACAGGTTTTTGTGATGCGTTTTTTACTTTTCGTGTTAGATCTGCAGCTGACTTATAATGTGTTCCAAACTGAATGCCGCCTTCTTTTACATTCGGGCAGGAAATGTTTAACTCAACCGCTGATACAAGAGGTGAAGAAGAAATTTGTCTGGTTACTTCGATATATTCTTCTTCTGTTGATCCTGCAATATTAGCTAAGATCGGTATGTTGTATGGTTTTAGCGCAGGAAGTTCATTTTCAATGATGTTTGCAACTCCTGGATTTTGTAGCCCAATGGCGTTTAGCATGCCACTTTCAGTTTCGGCTACTCGGGGTGTCGGGTTTCCGAAACGCCCCTCAAGCG is from Fictibacillus sp. b24 and encodes:
- a CDS encoding dihydroorotate dehydrogenase encodes the protein MSRLSVSLPGLNMKNPILPASGCFGFGKEYSKWYDLSLLGGITIKAATLEGRFGNPTPRVAETESGMLNAIGLQNPGVANIIENELPALKPYNIPILANIAGSTEEEYIEVTRQISSSPLVSAVELNISCPNVKEGGIQFGTHYKSAADLTRKVKNASQKPVYVKLSPNVSNIVEMAQAVEDAGADGLSMINTLVGMKLDWRTGNPILANKTGGLSGPAIKPVAIRMIYEVSQKVSLPIIGMGGVSTAEDVLEMMSAGASAVAVGTANFVNPYVCPEIIEKLPSLLDEIGVEHISEMTGRSFKQWKTPLSSR